The genomic DNA ACATGATCCAGCACAGCCCGCTGCGCGTGCCGTAGCGCAATGCGGCAACGCCGCGCATTGCGGCGCGGCGTTGTCGGGTTGGCGGACCTGGATGCAAGCAGCGCCCGGGCGGGCCGCGCGGCGCCAGCGCGTCATTTCAGCCGTGTCATTTCAGCCGATAGTGCGCCGCCACGCCGGCCAGTTCCTGCAGCGTGCGCTGCTGCCAGGCGGCATCCTGGCCCAGTTCCTCGGCCAGGATGCGCGCCACTTCGGGCGCGGCCAGCATGGCCGCCTCGGCGTCCAGGAACAGCGCGCGGTTGCGGCGCGCCAGCACGTCCTCGGCGCTGCGCGCCAGTTCGAAGCGCGCGGCGAAACGCACATGCGCTTCCGACAGGCCGCTGCTCCTGACCAGCATGCGTTCGGCGCCGGGCAGGGCCTTGAGCGTGGCCAGGTCGCTGCCGTAGTAACTGTCCGGCGTGCCGGCGTGTTCCTGCGACGGCGCCAGGCCGTTGGCGCCATGCAGCGCCAGCGACTCGGTGCGGCAGCTGGCCTGCGTCAGCAACTGGTGCTGGATGGCGGTGTCGACCACGTCCTGCGCCATGCGGCGATAGGTGGTCCACTTGCCGCCCGTGACCGTCACCAACCCCGCCTGCGACACCAGGATGGTGTGCTCGCGCGACAGCGACTTGGTGGAGGCGTCGCCGGTGGCCTTGACCAGCGGCCGCAGGCCCGCCCAGACGCTGGTGACGTCGTCGCGGGTCGGCTTGCGGCTGAGATAGCGCGCGGCGGTGTTCAGGATGAAGTCGACGTCCTCGGCGCCGGCTTCCGGGTCCAGCGGCAGGTCGTTGCGCGGCGAATCGGTGGTGCCGACGATGGTGTGGCCGTTCCACGGCACCACGAACAGCACGCGGCCGTCGTCGGTCTTGGGGATCAGGATGGCGCGCTTGCCGGGCAGGAAGTCGTGCGGCAGCGTCAGGTGCACGCCCTGGCTGGGCGCCACCATGGTGGGCGCGTTCTTGTCTTCCATGCGGCGCACGCTGTCGACCCAGACGCCGGTGGCGTTGATCACGCAGCGCGCGCGCAGCGTGAAGCTGGCGCCGCCCAGCGCGTCCTCGGCGGTGACGCCGTCGACCTTGCCGCCGGTGGTGGTCAGGCCGGTGGCGCGCACGTAGTTGACCGCCGTGCCGCCCAGGTCGAACAGGGTGCGCATCAGGCTCAGCGCCAGGCGCGCGTCGTCGAACTGGCCGTCGTAGTACAGCACGCCGCCCTTCAGGCCGCGGCCGTTGACGTTTTCGGCCAGCGTCGGCGCGTTGGCCAGCGTCTCGCGGCGCGACAGCCAGCGGCTGGGCGACAGGTTGAGCTTGCCGGCCAGCATGTCGTACATCTTCAGGCCCACGCCGTAGAACGGCTGGTCCAGCAGGTTGTAGGCCGGCACCACGAAGCCCAGCGGCCACACCAGGTGTGGCGCGTTGCGGTTGAGCAGGCCGCGTTCGTGCAGTGCCTCGCGCACCAGGCTGATGTTGCCTTGCGCCAGGTAGCGCACGCCGCCGTGCACCAGCTTGGTGGCCTTGCTGGAGGTGCCCTTGGCGAAGTCGGCGGCCTCGATCAGCAGCGTGCGGTAGCCGCGGCTGGCGGCGTCGACGGCGGTGCCCAGGCCGGTCGCGCCGCCGCCGATGACGATCACGTCCCAGGCAGGCGTGTTGTCCAGTTGCGCCAGCAGGCGGTTGCGGTCGGGCGGGGTGACGGTGGCGAGCGGTTGGTTCATATGCTTGGGCGGCGGGGCCGCTAGGGTTCGGTGCGTTGTTCGTTTCTGTTGGTGCCGGCC from Achromobacter xylosoxidans includes the following:
- a CDS encoding glycerol-3-phosphate dehydrogenase/oxidase produces the protein MNQPLATVTPPDRNRLLAQLDNTPAWDVIVIGGGATGLGTAVDAASRGYRTLLIEAADFAKGTSSKATKLVHGGVRYLAQGNISLVREALHERGLLNRNAPHLVWPLGFVVPAYNLLDQPFYGVGLKMYDMLAGKLNLSPSRWLSRRETLANAPTLAENVNGRGLKGGVLYYDGQFDDARLALSLMRTLFDLGGTAVNYVRATGLTTTGGKVDGVTAEDALGGASFTLRARCVINATGVWVDSVRRMEDKNAPTMVAPSQGVHLTLPHDFLPGKRAILIPKTDDGRVLFVVPWNGHTIVGTTDSPRNDLPLDPEAGAEDVDFILNTAARYLSRKPTRDDVTSVWAGLRPLVKATGDASTKSLSREHTILVSQAGLVTVTGGKWTTYRRMAQDVVDTAIQHQLLTQASCRTESLALHGANGLAPSQEHAGTPDSYYGSDLATLKALPGAERMLVRSSGLSEAHVRFAARFELARSAEDVLARRNRALFLDAEAAMLAAPEVARILAEELGQDAAWQQRTLQELAGVAAHYRLK